The following coding sequences lie in one Alloacidobacterium dinghuense genomic window:
- a CDS encoding DNA gyrase inhibitor YacG yields MSKKAAQKDPILRCPTCRTLVMTSGEDFPFCSDRCRQIDLGKWASGAYRISSPVLDPEVLEDLKGLKPGREHDDEE; encoded by the coding sequence ATGAGCAAAAAGGCTGCCCAAAAAGATCCTATCTTGCGGTGTCCCACGTGCAGAACGCTGGTGATGACGAGCGGTGAGGATTTTCCTTTCTGTAGCGATCGCTGCAGGCAGATCGATTTGGGAAAGTGGGCGAGTGGCGCCTATCGGATTTCCTCGCCGGTGCTCGATCCGGAAGTCTTGGAAGACTTGAAAGGATTGAAGCCTGGCCGCGAGCATGACGACGAGGAGTAA
- the topA gene encoding type I DNA topoisomerase, with protein sequence MSKALVIVESPAKAKTISKYLGKDYTVEASVGHIKDLPKNKIGVDLEDGTFEPELIVIPGKEKVVDRLKKLAAKSDQVYLAPDPDREGEAIAAHLADELSKVVKKNAIHRVTFNEITPKAVKDAFQHARNVDSHLVDAQTTRRVLDRIVGYQVSPLLWDKVRRGLSAGRVQTVAVRLIVEREREIKAFNPVEYWTIDAELEAQESTPFTARFIGIDGQRAKVETVDAPSLPDQQITDEVIAQLKKATWSVRGVESKERKRNSTAPFTTSKLQQDAARRLGFNVKRTMGVAQRLYEGVEIGSETVGLITYMRTDSTRVAPEAITNVREWIKKKLGAPYLPATPNTFKSKKDAQDAHEAIRPTDVNHHPDEIRRYLSDEQYKLYKLIWQRFVASQMMPAVFDQTTVDIAAKANRNYDFRVTGSVLKFDGFLKVYEEAKDKKDEDDEALANKLPALNEGQSLKLHELKPEQHYTEPPPRYNEASLVKELEEQGIGRPSTYASIINTIQDREYVQKIGGRSGRFVPTEIGTVVTDLLVKNFPYIFDTKYTARLEEELDDIEDGREKWTDLLSGFYGHFAEELVDASKHMEDIKRMEKATDEKCPLCGSPLVLKWGKFGSFYACSSYDKKKKDSCTYTRENFEAKPNLQTEGQDAEQEEEYCENCGRVMVLRNGPWGPYMACPGYNEDPPCKTVRRLHQKQQQKPPEPVDEMCPKCGSQLVKRIGQYGEFISCSAYPKCKYIKQNTIGVVCPKCKDGQIVEKKARRGNLFYGCENYPKCDFTANYKPVDKKCPECGSPYLMEKTLKSGVYLVCPNNKKPTAADEEETTKKRKKKGEEESGVACSYSKRIADAPVAEKPTVETHGPLVEQAV encoded by the coding sequence ATGAGCAAAGCGCTTGTGATCGTCGAATCCCCCGCGAAAGCAAAGACGATCAGCAAATATTTGGGCAAGGACTACACCGTCGAAGCATCGGTCGGACATATTAAGGACCTTCCCAAAAACAAAATCGGTGTCGATCTTGAAGACGGAACCTTCGAGCCGGAGCTGATCGTTATCCCCGGCAAAGAGAAAGTCGTCGACCGCCTCAAGAAGCTCGCTGCAAAATCCGACCAGGTCTATCTCGCGCCTGACCCTGACCGCGAAGGCGAAGCCATTGCTGCGCACCTTGCCGACGAGTTGAGCAAAGTGGTCAAGAAGAACGCGATCCATCGCGTCACTTTCAACGAGATCACGCCCAAAGCCGTGAAAGACGCCTTTCAGCACGCCCGCAATGTTGACTCGCATCTGGTCGACGCGCAGACTACGCGCCGCGTCCTTGACCGCATCGTAGGCTACCAGGTCTCGCCGCTACTATGGGACAAAGTGCGCCGCGGCCTCTCCGCCGGACGCGTGCAAACCGTTGCTGTACGCCTCATTGTCGAGCGCGAGCGCGAAATCAAGGCCTTCAACCCAGTCGAATACTGGACCATCGACGCCGAACTCGAAGCACAAGAATCAACTCCGTTTACTGCGCGATTCATCGGCATCGACGGCCAGCGCGCAAAAGTCGAAACAGTCGACGCGCCATCTCTGCCTGATCAGCAAATCACCGACGAAGTCATCGCGCAGCTAAAAAAAGCAACATGGTCCGTCCGCGGTGTCGAAAGCAAGGAGCGCAAGCGCAACTCCACCGCGCCGTTCACCACCAGCAAGCTGCAGCAGGACGCCGCGCGTCGCCTCGGCTTCAACGTCAAGCGCACCATGGGCGTCGCGCAGCGTCTCTACGAAGGCGTCGAAATCGGCAGCGAAACCGTCGGCCTCATCACCTACATGCGTACCGACTCGACGCGCGTCGCGCCCGAAGCCATCACCAACGTCCGCGAGTGGATCAAGAAGAAACTCGGCGCGCCCTATCTGCCCGCCACACCCAACACCTTCAAGTCGAAGAAGGACGCGCAAGACGCACACGAAGCAATTCGTCCGACCGATGTGAATCATCATCCCGACGAAATCCGCCGCTACCTGAGCGACGAGCAGTACAAGCTGTACAAGCTCATCTGGCAGCGCTTCGTCGCATCGCAGATGATGCCCGCAGTCTTCGACCAGACCACCGTCGATATCGCCGCCAAGGCCAATCGAAACTATGACTTTCGCGTCACCGGCTCAGTGCTCAAGTTTGACGGCTTCCTCAAGGTCTACGAAGAAGCGAAGGATAAAAAGGACGAAGACGACGAAGCCCTCGCGAACAAACTTCCTGCGCTCAATGAAGGTCAGTCGCTCAAGCTCCACGAGTTGAAGCCCGAGCAGCATTACACCGAGCCGCCTCCGCGCTATAACGAAGCCTCGCTCGTTAAGGAACTCGAAGAGCAAGGTATCGGCCGCCCGTCCACCTATGCGTCCATCATTAATACAATTCAGGACCGTGAGTACGTGCAGAAGATCGGCGGTCGTTCGGGCCGTTTCGTTCCCACAGAAATCGGCACTGTCGTCACTGATCTGCTGGTGAAGAACTTCCCCTATATCTTCGACACGAAGTACACAGCGCGCCTCGAAGAAGAACTAGACGACATCGAAGATGGCCGCGAAAAGTGGACCGACTTACTCAGTGGCTTCTACGGCCACTTCGCCGAAGAGCTCGTAGATGCCAGCAAGCATATGGAAGACATCAAGCGGATGGAGAAGGCCACGGACGAGAAGTGTCCGCTCTGCGGCTCGCCGCTGGTGCTGAAGTGGGGCAAGTTCGGCTCCTTCTATGCCTGCAGTTCCTACGACAAGAAGAAAAAAGACAGCTGCACCTACACGCGCGAAAATTTCGAGGCAAAGCCCAACCTTCAGACCGAGGGTCAGGATGCCGAGCAGGAAGAAGAATACTGCGAAAACTGCGGTCGCGTAATGGTGTTGCGCAACGGCCCCTGGGGTCCGTATATGGCCTGCCCCGGCTATAACGAAGACCCGCCTTGCAAGACCGTACGCCGCTTGCATCAGAAACAGCAGCAGAAACCGCCCGAGCCAGTCGACGAGATGTGCCCGAAGTGCGGCAGCCAGCTCGTCAAACGCATAGGCCAGTACGGTGAGTTCATCTCCTGCTCGGCGTACCCCAAGTGCAAGTACATCAAGCAGAACACCATCGGCGTCGTCTGCCCGAAGTGCAAAGATGGCCAGATTGTCGAGAAAAAAGCGCGCCGCGGCAACCTCTTCTACGGTTGCGAAAACTACCCGAAGTGCGACTTCACGGCCAACTACAAGCCGGTCGATAAGAAGTGCCCGGAATGCGGATCGCCTTATCTGATGGAGAAGACCCTCAAGTCCGGTGTCTACCTTGTCTGCCCGAATAACAAGAAACCCACGGCAGCGGACGAGGAAGAGACCACAAAGAAGCGCAAGAAGAAGGGCGAAGAAGAGTCGGGCGTGGCCTGCAGCTATTCAAAGCGTATCGCCGACGCACCGGTTGCTGAGAAACCCACCGTCGAAACCCACGGTCCGCTGGTGGAACAGGCTGTTTAA
- a CDS encoding menaquinone biosynthetic enzyme MqnA/MqnD family protein → MRLLKIAAINFLNPAPLMWDFEHEPGKSRLAERYSIHQTTPAACADELVQGTADIGLVPVATYASEPSLAVVPGCTIASLGDIRSILLVVRHADGVKGVRRIALDTSSRTSAVYTRILFHKYWNAAAEFVPHAPDLEAMLKVADAALLIGDPALLALEDREAREQRTGEKLMYLDLGHEWHALTGSAWVSAFWAVRLEGLRDASVRAESLVRDFQESRNNGLAHVDDLVAEWSRRLAVPAQTIHAYLTRNIHYHLDAACLEGLRLFYRYGIECRALPIVPELRFL, encoded by the coding sequence GTGCGCCTACTGAAAATTGCTGCTATCAACTTTCTCAATCCCGCACCGCTGATGTGGGATTTTGAGCATGAGCCGGGCAAGAGCCGCCTGGCGGAACGCTATTCCATTCATCAAACTACTCCCGCTGCATGCGCGGATGAACTCGTCCAAGGGACTGCGGATATCGGGCTGGTTCCTGTGGCGACGTATGCATCAGAGCCGTCACTCGCTGTTGTTCCTGGATGCACGATTGCTTCTCTTGGAGATATTCGCTCGATTCTTCTGGTCGTGCGTCATGCTGATGGCGTGAAAGGAGTGCGCCGGATTGCGCTCGATACGTCATCGCGGACGTCAGCTGTATATACGAGGATCCTGTTTCACAAATACTGGAACGCGGCAGCAGAGTTTGTTCCGCATGCTCCCGATCTGGAGGCGATGCTGAAGGTTGCGGATGCGGCGCTGTTGATTGGCGATCCGGCATTGCTGGCGCTTGAGGACCGTGAGGCACGCGAGCAGCGCACGGGTGAGAAGCTGATGTATCTCGATCTTGGCCATGAATGGCATGCGCTGACTGGATCGGCGTGGGTGTCAGCCTTTTGGGCAGTGCGTCTGGAAGGACTGCGGGATGCGAGCGTGCGCGCAGAATCGCTGGTTCGCGATTTTCAGGAATCGCGCAATAACGGGCTTGCGCATGTCGACGATCTGGTGGCGGAGTGGTCCAGGCGGCTCGCCGTGCCTGCTCAGACGATTCATGCGTACCTGACGCGCAACATTCACTATCATCTCGATGCGGCGTGCCTCGAAGGTCTGCGGCTCTTCTATCGCTACGGTATCGAATGTCGAGCCTTGCCCATCGTTCCCGAACTAAGGTTTTTATAA
- a CDS encoding phosphatidylglycerophosphatase A family protein — MTTRSKTLWAWIAATFFGAGFGKPGPGTWGSVAAALLWLLIVSSAHLSAIQTGVVSGLLASLALLIGIPAATIVERESGREDPGHVVLDEVCGQWIALAAAPADWLHALLALLLFRVFDIIKPWPARQLERLHGGAGIMLDDVAAGFYALLVFLVIHRWW; from the coding sequence ATGACGACGAGGAGTAAGACACTCTGGGCCTGGATTGCAGCCACCTTTTTCGGAGCAGGGTTTGGAAAGCCGGGCCCGGGAACCTGGGGATCGGTGGCGGCGGCGCTGCTCTGGCTCCTTATTGTTAGTTCCGCGCACCTCTCAGCCATTCAAACTGGAGTCGTATCCGGACTCCTTGCGTCGCTTGCCCTGTTGATCGGTATTCCTGCGGCAACGATTGTCGAGCGGGAAAGTGGACGTGAAGATCCGGGCCATGTTGTGCTGGATGAGGTTTGCGGTCAATGGATTGCGCTTGCTGCCGCTCCTGCGGACTGGCTCCATGCGCTACTGGCATTGCTCCTTTTCCGCGTCTTCGACATCATAAAACCGTGGCCAGCCCGGCAACTGGAACGGCTGCATGGCGGCGCTGGTATCATGCTCGACGATGTGGCTGCGGGTTTCTATGCATTGTTGGTCTTTCTTGTGATACACCGCTGGTGGTAA
- a CDS encoding beta-ketoacyl-ACP synthase III gives MSLTVRPQTSRRAKISALGTYVPPRVLTNADLEKMVDTNDTWIVERTGIRERHILEKGQATSDMAVEAAKQCLAERGIDPTEVEAIIVATVTPDMLFPATACLVQDKLGAKGAWGFDLSAACSGFVYALQTGVKLVESGAHSKVLVIGADTMSSILDYTDRATCILFGDGAGAVLIEPAAEGELGMIDFLHEIDGSGGCSLYMPAGGSLNPPSAETVATKMHYVHQDGQAVYKYAVRKMAEATEKVLTRCGITGTDLGCFIPHQANKRIILSTAERLGMPLDRVIINIDRYGNTTAATIPLAMQTAREEGRLKKNDLVLIASVGAGFTTGAALLRWEI, from the coding sequence TTGAGCCTTACAGTGCGTCCTCAAACTTCTCGACGCGCCAAAATCAGTGCCCTTGGAACCTACGTTCCTCCCCGCGTATTGACCAATGCCGATCTCGAAAAAATGGTCGACACCAACGACACATGGATCGTTGAGCGCACCGGCATCCGTGAGCGGCACATCCTCGAAAAAGGCCAGGCCACAAGCGATATGGCGGTTGAAGCGGCGAAGCAATGCCTCGCCGAGCGGGGCATTGATCCGACCGAAGTCGAAGCCATCATTGTCGCCACCGTCACGCCTGACATGCTCTTCCCCGCCACCGCGTGCCTTGTACAGGACAAACTGGGAGCAAAAGGCGCATGGGGATTCGATCTCTCCGCTGCGTGCTCCGGATTCGTCTACGCACTGCAGACGGGTGTAAAGCTTGTTGAATCCGGCGCGCATTCGAAAGTCCTCGTCATCGGCGCCGACACCATGTCTTCCATCCTCGATTACACGGATCGCGCCACCTGTATCCTCTTCGGCGACGGAGCCGGCGCAGTGCTCATCGAGCCGGCGGCGGAAGGAGAACTCGGCATGATCGACTTCCTCCATGAAATCGACGGCTCTGGCGGCTGTTCTCTGTACATGCCCGCCGGAGGCAGCCTCAATCCTCCATCTGCGGAGACGGTTGCCACGAAGATGCACTACGTCCACCAGGACGGACAAGCAGTTTACAAGTACGCTGTCCGCAAAATGGCCGAAGCCACAGAAAAAGTACTCACACGCTGTGGTATCACCGGAACCGATCTCGGTTGTTTCATTCCGCATCAGGCGAACAAACGCATCATCCTCTCGACGGCGGAACGCCTCGGCATGCCTCTTGACCGTGTCATCATTAACATTGATCGCTACGGAAACACTACAGCCGCCACTATTCCTCTCGCCATGCAAACGGCACGCGAAGAAGGCCGCTTAAAGAAGAACGATCTGGTGCTCATCGCCAGCGTAGGTGCTGGCTTCACCACCGGAGCAGCCCTGCTTCGCTGGGAAATCTAG
- a CDS encoding J domain-containing protein, with the protein MLRDEALNVLGLGPGATTTEIKESYRDLVKVWHPDRLGSDPRLRQKAEEKLRQINDAYRVLQSPPKPDSMRVDVVGRRDTGSSAGSNKGGARSSRRIVGWICSGLGITVVVIAAMLTLVHDSPRAQVPVAPQAQPQGSTGAENHIETSPQKPPKVPLKNANGSNHTAARFRVRQLSDTEAAELESTCPREKEMRDPTAYQDCVRAQLGALAPDMSSLSADDRAGIESACRSTKIREGSAAYNRCLTRMIKLLNESSRP; encoded by the coding sequence TTGCTGCGTGATGAAGCGCTCAATGTTCTGGGGTTAGGTCCCGGCGCGACAACCACAGAGATCAAGGAGTCTTACCGCGATCTAGTGAAAGTGTGGCATCCGGATCGCTTAGGAAGCGATCCGCGACTGCGCCAGAAGGCCGAGGAGAAACTCCGGCAAATCAACGACGCGTATCGGGTTTTACAGTCTCCTCCAAAGCCGGATTCCATGCGTGTAGACGTAGTAGGTCGTCGCGATACCGGATCGTCTGCGGGCTCGAACAAGGGTGGTGCAAGATCAAGCAGAAGGATAGTCGGTTGGATTTGTAGCGGCTTAGGGATCACTGTTGTCGTTATAGCCGCGATGCTTACACTCGTGCATGACTCGCCGCGGGCTCAAGTTCCAGTCGCCCCGCAGGCACAGCCGCAGGGGTCAACCGGCGCGGAAAACCATATCGAGACTTCACCGCAGAAGCCGCCAAAGGTACCGCTGAAGAACGCGAACGGCTCAAATCATACGGCGGCGCGGTTCCGAGTCCGTCAGCTGTCGGATACGGAGGCAGCAGAACTGGAGTCGACCTGCCCGAGAGAAAAGGAGATGCGGGATCCTACTGCCTATCAGGACTGCGTCCGGGCTCAGTTGGGGGCGTTAGCCCCTGACATGTCGTCCCTCAGCGCGGATGATCGAGCCGGGATAGAATCAGCGTGCAGGAGTACAAAGATTCGAGAGGGTTCGGCTGCTTACAATCGCTGTCTGACGAGGATGATCAAGCTTCTCAATGAATCTTCTCGTCCATAA
- a CDS encoding SMP-30/gluconolactonase/LRE family protein: MARTTKPNPSDTPKIDAVVPGAALPGGEVELAGSNLGPLAMRQPVAMLGQLAASVLLSRPKRLKLRVPDEAESGTLQILQNGAQSNSVRLLVAGMIATDVHVVANPAVDSEGNIYATLSGQRGQSTPVSVFRIASDGELRPFVTGIMNATGLALDPEGFLYVSSRNDGTVYRVSPNGIYTQFAEGMGIATGLAFDADQNLYVGDRSGTIFKIAPDRQIFVFATLEPSVAAYHLAFDRDGTLFVTGPTTSSYDCVHAIDRDGNSRVFYRGLGRPQGLALDIAGNVYVAASWHGRRGVVRITPSGEASLAVAGSGIVGLAFVPGGDVILATNTAMYHLALGVEGLRSF; encoded by the coding sequence ATGGCCCGAACGACAAAGCCGAACCCGTCAGATACACCGAAAATCGATGCAGTCGTGCCAGGAGCGGCACTGCCGGGCGGGGAAGTCGAACTGGCTGGCTCGAATCTCGGCCCCCTCGCGATGCGGCAACCGGTAGCCATGCTTGGGCAACTGGCGGCGTCAGTTCTATTGAGCCGTCCCAAACGCCTGAAGCTGCGAGTTCCCGACGAGGCGGAGAGCGGGACGCTGCAAATTCTGCAGAACGGCGCACAGAGCAATTCGGTAAGGCTGCTGGTGGCGGGGATGATTGCGACGGATGTGCATGTGGTCGCGAATCCGGCGGTGGATAGCGAGGGGAACATCTACGCCACGCTATCCGGGCAACGCGGGCAGAGTACGCCGGTCTCCGTATTCCGCATTGCTTCGGATGGAGAACTGCGGCCCTTTGTAACCGGCATCATGAACGCCACCGGACTCGCGCTTGATCCGGAGGGCTTTCTTTACGTTTCCTCGCGCAACGATGGTACGGTCTATCGGGTCTCACCGAATGGCATTTATACGCAATTTGCTGAAGGCATGGGGATAGCCACGGGGCTGGCTTTCGATGCGGATCAGAACCTTTACGTAGGTGACCGCAGCGGCACGATCTTTAAGATCGCTCCCGACCGCCAGATTTTTGTTTTTGCCACGCTCGAGCCGAGCGTGGCTGCGTATCATCTGGCATTTGACCGTGATGGCACGCTGTTTGTCACCGGTCCGACGACATCGAGCTATGACTGCGTCCACGCCATTGATCGCGACGGCAACTCACGTGTGTTTTATCGCGGACTTGGCCGGCCGCAGGGTTTGGCTTTAGATATTGCCGGGAACGTTTATGTTGCCGCGTCATGGCATGGACGCCGCGGGGTTGTACGGATTACGCCCTCGGGAGAAGCGTCGCTGGCTGTGGCTGGTTCGGGCATCGTAGGACTGGCTTTTGTTCCCGGTGGCGATGTGATTCTCGCGACGAATACCGCCATGTATCATTTAGCTTTGGGAGTGGAAGGACTGCGCTCCTTCTGA
- the rimO gene encoding 30S ribosomal protein S12 methylthiotransferase RimO: MSVVDTPKTVTETPRLKVGFVSLGCPKNLVDSEVMMGLLDRAGAQMTTSPEAADVLVVNTCSFIDTAKQESVDTILEMAQHKSSGRAQKLIVAGCLVERYRDEIRKNIPEVDAVVGTGELEKILEAAGLNAPVAPALQPASPFNILTGVTARAEGDHRESQGRFARKEWDGANAALPQYLYDHTTPRLLATRGPSAYIKIAEGCDHPCSFCVIPNLRGKFRSRHFESVVAEAERLVAQGIQEITLIGQDTTCYGEDLGLKDGLAMLLDKLANIDGLRWLRFLYAYPNKITGRLLETIARHGNICKYLDVPLQHASGPVLKSMKRGANADIFLKTIEKVRAAVPGIALRTSFIVGFPGETEADFETLSNFVREAKFDWLGVFGYSDEEGSGAFSLGEKLPAKAIEQRKRALMRLQKGLSKKAKQQWVGRTMHVLVEGESAETPLLWEGRSQLHAPEIDGTVYINDFGPLESIVPGRFYECEITEAHDYDVVARVISEA, encoded by the coding sequence GTGAGTGTCGTCGATACCCCAAAAACCGTAACTGAGACTCCTCGCCTCAAGGTAGGCTTTGTGAGTCTTGGCTGTCCTAAGAACCTTGTGGACAGCGAAGTGATGATGGGCTTGCTTGACCGGGCAGGCGCGCAGATGACCACGTCTCCGGAAGCGGCCGATGTGCTGGTGGTGAATACCTGCTCTTTCATCGATACGGCCAAGCAGGAATCAGTGGATACGATTCTCGAAATGGCGCAGCACAAGAGTTCTGGCCGAGCGCAGAAGTTGATCGTTGCCGGGTGCCTCGTTGAGCGATATCGCGACGAGATCCGGAAGAATATTCCGGAAGTGGATGCGGTTGTGGGGACCGGCGAGCTTGAGAAGATTCTTGAGGCTGCGGGTTTGAATGCTCCGGTTGCTCCGGCTTTGCAGCCCGCATCGCCTTTCAACATTCTCACCGGCGTTACGGCGCGGGCCGAAGGCGATCATCGCGAATCGCAAGGGCGATTTGCGCGTAAGGAATGGGACGGCGCGAATGCTGCCCTGCCGCAGTATCTCTACGATCACACCACGCCACGCTTGCTCGCGACGCGCGGGCCTTCGGCATATATCAAGATTGCGGAAGGTTGCGATCATCCGTGCAGCTTTTGCGTGATTCCAAACCTGCGCGGGAAGTTTCGCTCCCGGCACTTTGAATCGGTGGTGGCCGAAGCCGAGCGTCTTGTTGCACAGGGCATACAGGAAATTACGCTCATCGGGCAGGATACAACCTGCTACGGCGAAGATCTCGGGCTGAAAGATGGCCTTGCCATGTTGCTCGATAAGCTCGCGAACATTGATGGATTGCGCTGGCTGCGCTTTCTCTACGCGTATCCCAACAAGATTACCGGGCGGTTGCTGGAGACGATTGCGAGGCACGGCAACATCTGCAAGTACCTCGATGTTCCCCTGCAACATGCTTCCGGGCCAGTGCTGAAGAGCATGAAGCGCGGCGCAAATGCGGATATTTTTCTGAAGACGATTGAGAAGGTTCGCGCGGCAGTGCCTGGGATTGCGTTGCGCACGTCGTTTATCGTTGGATTTCCGGGAGAGACTGAGGCCGATTTTGAGACGCTCTCAAATTTTGTTCGTGAGGCAAAATTCGACTGGCTTGGTGTGTTCGGCTACTCGGATGAAGAGGGCTCCGGCGCATTTTCATTGGGCGAGAAGCTTCCGGCAAAGGCGATTGAGCAGCGCAAGCGCGCTCTGATGCGTTTGCAGAAGGGCCTGAGCAAGAAGGCGAAGCAGCAGTGGGTAGGGCGGACGATGCACGTGCTTGTGGAAGGCGAATCTGCTGAGACGCCGCTGTTGTGGGAAGGACGCTCGCAGCTTCACGCGCCGGAGATCGACGGTACTGTCTACATCAATGACTTCGGCCCACTGGAATCGATTGTGCCGGGACGTTTTTACGAATGCGAGATCACCGAGGCGCATGACTATGATGTGGTTGCGCGCGTCATATCAGAAGCATGA
- a CDS encoding YqaA family protein — protein MGIFQTAAAAHRHLHRHTLPIPRWLIHLGVPGVFVVSVIDASVIPLPLPGSTDLLVLLLAARQSVSWLLVLAAVSGSVLGGYLTWSAGKRGGEAMLERYVPKRFRDPLSKWVKRHSVTSVATAAILPPPIPLLPFLLAAGALGVSRKQFIWSFSIARAARYGLIAWVGATYGRRVLRLWAQYLAGWADVILWVFLGLLIAAIVFGVWKYRHDQRHARVPVSAS, from the coding sequence GTGGGCATCTTTCAGACTGCAGCGGCGGCGCACAGACATCTGCACAGGCATACCTTGCCCATTCCTCGCTGGCTGATTCATCTTGGTGTGCCAGGCGTTTTCGTTGTGTCTGTCATCGATGCTTCGGTCATACCTCTCCCATTACCGGGGAGCACGGATCTGCTGGTCCTGCTACTGGCTGCTCGGCAAAGTGTGTCGTGGCTGCTCGTGCTGGCTGCGGTGAGCGGGAGTGTGCTGGGCGGTTATCTAACGTGGAGCGCGGGGAAGAGAGGCGGCGAGGCGATGCTCGAACGGTATGTCCCGAAGCGTTTCCGCGATCCGTTGAGCAAATGGGTGAAGCGACACAGCGTGACGAGTGTTGCCACAGCTGCGATTCTGCCGCCGCCGATTCCCTTACTGCCGTTTCTGCTCGCGGCGGGTGCGCTGGGCGTCTCGCGAAAGCAATTTATCTGGTCGTTTTCGATCGCCCGCGCTGCGCGTTATGGGTTGATTGCGTGGGTCGGCGCAACCTACGGACGGCGCGTGCTGCGGCTCTGGGCGCAGTATCTTGCTGGGTGGGCGGATGTGATCCTGTGGGTGTTTCTCGGGCTGTTGATCGCGGCGATTGTGTTTGGGGTTTGGAAGTATCGGCATGATCAGAGACATGCTCGCGTGCCTGTGAGCGCTTCGTAA
- the dprA gene encoding DNA-processing protein DprA, translating into MTTNIDSTLPSSAESPAAVEFVDQERLSWLALALTPGLGPRRVLRAIREVGSAEDILHLPLTGLEALQFPVQAVQFIADGKALDAANTEIEALIKSGANFLAYNDPDYPERLREIFDAPALLWIRGDAKLLAKSSIAVVGTRHPTPYGSGMSEMLSRDLAARGMVILSGMARGVDTAAHKGALAAKGKTVAVWGTGIDVIYPKENKSLAEQILASGGAIVSEMPTGTFPAPQNFPKRNRIISGMSVGVLVVEAGEHSGTRVTARCALEQNRDVFAVPGNVTTKNAWGPNTLIKQGAKLVATWEDVWEELPSQVRLEIEAEWEFASKAQPAASLFEEAPLPPAETRVMSALRHDEALQLDEIMEKLEPELSSSEVFTALFELELAGRIKQLPGKNYVKSF; encoded by the coding sequence TTGACCACAAATATCGACTCCACCTTGCCCTCCAGCGCAGAATCGCCAGCAGCAGTAGAATTCGTTGACCAGGAGCGTCTCTCCTGGCTCGCTCTCGCGCTCACGCCCGGTCTCGGCCCGCGCCGCGTCCTGCGTGCCATTCGTGAAGTAGGATCAGCCGAGGATATCCTGCATCTCCCACTTACCGGACTAGAAGCGCTTCAATTCCCGGTTCAGGCAGTGCAGTTCATTGCCGACGGCAAAGCGTTAGACGCAGCGAACACAGAGATCGAAGCTCTCATCAAGTCAGGCGCAAACTTCCTCGCATACAACGATCCCGATTACCCTGAACGTCTCCGCGAGATCTTCGACGCTCCTGCATTGCTCTGGATACGGGGCGATGCGAAGCTTCTGGCAAAGTCCTCCATCGCTGTCGTCGGCACGCGGCATCCCACTCCTTACGGATCGGGCATGTCTGAGATGCTTTCGCGCGATCTCGCCGCACGCGGCATGGTCATTCTCAGCGGCATGGCGCGCGGCGTCGACACCGCCGCTCACAAGGGAGCGCTCGCAGCAAAAGGCAAAACCGTCGCCGTCTGGGGCACAGGCATCGACGTTATTTACCCCAAAGAAAACAAGTCGCTCGCCGAGCAGATTCTCGCGAGCGGTGGCGCCATCGTTTCCGAGATGCCAACGGGAACATTCCCTGCTCCGCAAAATTTTCCCAAGCGCAATCGCATCATTAGCGGAATGAGCGTCGGCGTGCTCGTCGTCGAAGCGGGCGAGCACAGCGGCACACGCGTGACCGCACGCTGCGCGCTTGAGCAGAACCGCGATGTCTTCGCCGTCCCCGGCAATGTCACGACCAAGAATGCATGGGGACCTAACACATTGATAAAGCAGGGCGCAAAGCTCGTTGCTACGTGGGAAGACGTATGGGAAGAGTTGCCGTCACAGGTGCGCCTTGAAATTGAGGCAGAATGGGAGTTTGCATCGAAAGCCCAACCTGCTGCATCGTTATTTGAGGAAGCTCCCCTGCCGCCTGCCGAGACTCGGGTCATGAGCGCGCTTCGCCACGACGAAGCCCTGCAACTTGACGAGATCATGGAAAAGCTGGAGCCTGAGCTGAGTTCATCGGAAGTGTTCACCGCACTCTTTGAACTGGAGCTTGCAGGGCGCATCAAACAACTTCCGGGCAAGAACTACGTTAAAAGTTTTTGA